The window TTCTGGGCATCGTCCTGATCGGGCCGGGCTTGGCCAAGCTGTTCCATCTGGGCCACGGGTTGATCGGCTTGAACGGAAGCCTGCTCCTGGCCGTCATGGCCCTGCCGACGATCATCAGCATCTCGGAAGACTCGCTGGCCGCCGTCCCGATCGCCTATGGGGAAGCCTCCCTGGCCCTGGGCGGCTCGAAATGGCAGACCCTGATCCGAGTCAAGCTTCCGGCCGCCCTGTCGGGAATCATAGCCGCCGTCATGCTCGGCATGGGCCGGGCCGTCGGAGAGACGATGACCGTTCTGATGGCCACGGGCAACGCCCGGGCCTTCCCGACCGGGCTGTTCCATAGCCTGCGGACAATGACATCCAACATCGCCATCGAGCTGGGCGAAGTGCCTTATTTCACCACCCACTATTACGCGCTGTTCGCCATCGGACTGGTCCTCTTTCTCATGACCTTCCTGGTCAACATGATCGCCGACGTCGTCCTGCGCAAGTACCAGGAGCGGGAAGCATGATCCGGCGCAAGTCCCTCGTCCAATTCCTCGGTTTTTGGGCGCTTCGCCTCTCGGTCCTGATCGTCCTGGCGGTCGTGGCCCTCTTCCTCACCGACATCATCCGCCGGGGCGCCGGTGTGATCAGTTGGGAGTTCCTAACCAAGGCGCCGCGCCGCGGCATGACCGAAGGCGGGATCTTTCCGGCCATCTATGGGACTTTGTTGGTGACGATCGTGACGGCCCTGCTGGCCATCCCCGTCGGGATGTTCGCCGCCATCTACCTGAACGAATACGCCCGCCAAAGCCGCTTCACCTGGCTGATCCGGCTTTCCATCCGCAACTTATCCGGCGTGCCTTCGATCGTCTACGGCTTGTTCGGGGTCATTCTTTTCGTCAACCTCCTGAAGTTCGGCACGTCTATCCTTTCGTCCGGCCTGACCTTGGGGCTAATGACGCTGCCTTGGACGATCACGGCTTCGGAAGAAGCCCTCAAAACGGTCCCCAACTCCTATCGGGAGGGAGCCTTGGCTCTAGGGGCGACCAAATGGCAGGCCATCCGGACGAATGTCCTGCCGTATGCCCTGCCGGGCATGCTGACGGGCACCGTCCTGGGGCTGGCTCGGGCGGCCGGGGAGACGGCGCCCATCATGTTCACCGGGGCGGCCTTCTCCCTGCCTTTCCTGCCCAAGTCGCTTTCCGACCAGTTCATGGCTCTGCCGTACCATCTCTACATCATGGCCACCCAGCATCACGACATCGCCAAGGTTCGTCCGCTGGCCTATGGCACCGCCCTGGTCCTGGTCGTCCTGGTTCTCGGCCTCAATATGGCCGCGGTCGTCCTGCGCTACCGGCTGCGCCGCCGGAGGAGATAACGTCATGTCCGCCCGACCCAAGCTCGAAGCCCGGACCCTCGACTTCTATTACGGGCCGAAGCAGGCCCTCAAGGGCATCAACCTATCCTGCCCGGAGAACTCCGTGACGGCCATCATCGGGCCCTCCGGCTGCGGCAAATCGACCTTCATCCGGACCCTCAACCGGATGAACGACGTCGTGGCCGGGACCCGGGTTGCCGGTCGGATCCTCTTAGACGGCGAGGAGATCCATGCCCCCGGCACGGACCCCGTGGACCTGCGGCGGCGAGTAGGCATGGTCTTCCAAAAGCCCAATCCTTTCCCTAAATCGATTTATGACAACATCGCCTACGGGCTTCGCATCAACGGCCACAGGAACCGCGAGAAGCTGGACGAGGTGATCGAGCGGAGCTTGCGCGAAGCCGCCCTTTGGGACGAGGTCAAGGACCGCCTGCGCGAAAACGCTTTCTCCCTTTCGGGCGGGCAGCAGCAGCGCCTGTGCATCGCCCGGGCCCTGGCCGTCCGGCCCGAGGTCATTCTCTTCGACGAACCCTGCTCGGCCATCGATCCGATCGCCACGGCCAAGATCGAGGACCTCATCCAGCGGCTCAAAACGGACTATACCGTAGTCATCGTCACTCATAACATGCAGCAAGCCGCCCGAGTCTCGGACTTCACCGCGTTCCTGATGATGGGCGAGCTGATCGAGTTCGGGGATACCAAGACGATCTTCACCGCGCCGGCCCGGAAAATGACCGAGGATTACATTACGGGGCGGTTTGGATGATCCCCGACCTGTTCGCCGGGCCCGCGTCGATTTACTTCCCCCGCCTTTTGGGCTATAAACGAAAACGCCGGGGAGGTCGAATATGAACGAACTCGTGGCCATCATCGAGGACGAAGCCGATTTGGCGGCTCTGACGGCGGAGCATCTTCGCCGGGAAGGCTTCCGGGTCGAAACGTTCGGCGAGGCCGAACGATTCTTCCGCTCCTTGGCCAAGAAAAGGCCTGATCTCATCGTTCTCGATCTGATGCTTCCGGACATGAGCGGCTTGGACGTCTGCCGGACGCTGAAACAATCCGATGACTGGCGGTCCATCCCGATCATCATGGCCACCGCTCGGGCCGAGGAGACGGACCGCGTCATCGGGCTGGAACTGGGCGCGGATGATTATGTCGTCAAGCCTTTCTCCCATAAGGAGCTGGCGGCTCGGATCAAGGCCGTCCTGCGGCGCAGCGGGGCGCCCGAAGAGGGCCGGCCGCTTGCGGTCGGCAAGGATCTTGTCCTCGACTCCGAGCGCTTCGAGGCCCGCTGGAAAGGGGCTCTCGTGGATCTGACCTCGACGGAATTCCGCATTCTGCACCTGCTGGCCTCCAAGAAAGGCCGCGTTCTGACCCGGGAACAGATCCTGGACGAGCTCTGGGGCCACGAGAAGATCGTCCTTGACCGGACGGTCGACGTCCATATCAAAAACCTGCGGGACAAGCTGGGGCCGGCGGCTTTTGTGGTCAAAAACATCCGCGGTGTCGGGTACAAAGTCGAACCATGAAACAGACCATCTTTCTCAAGATTCTGGCCGGCTTCGTCGTCGTCATTTTGCTGGGCACGCTGCCGATCGTCCTGACTTCGTTTGCCTCCATGCGCCGGAGCGTCGAGATCAGCACGTCCAAGCACCTGGAGTCCCTGGGCCGGACGCTGCAAGCCGAAGTCGAAGCCCGCCTCGACGCCGGAGACGAACACGGTCTCGACGTCTGGTTCAAGGCCCTGGGCCCGACGATCGGGGCCCGGCTCACGGTCATCGATCCGTCTGGTCGCGTCCTGGCCGATTCCGAAAAAGATCCGGCCGTGATGGAAGACCATCGGTATCGCCAGGAAGTCGCGGAGGCGCTGCAGGGCCGGGTGGCCGAGTCGCTGCGCTTCAGCTATACCGTGGAAGCCCGAATGCTCTATATCGGCATGCCGTTGGTCAAGGGAGGCTCCGTCCGGGCCGTCCTGCGGCTGAGCCAGTATATGCGGGGCATCGACGAGTTCATCAGCCACAACCGCGTTGCGACATTCCGAGCGGCCTTGGCCGTCATCGCCCTGACGCTCGTCGGAGCCGTCCTGTTGTCCCTGCACTTCGCCAAGCCCGTGGCCCGTCTCCGCCTGGCCGCCGACCGGGTGGCCGGAGGCGACTTTTCCGTCCGGGTCAAGGTTCGCCAGCGCGACGAGCTGGGTGCGCTGGCCGCCGATTTCAACCTGATGACCGAACGCTTGACGGCCCTGTTCGCCGACGCCACCCGCCAGCAGGACAACCTGGTTCGGACGATCGGCGCCATCCAGGAAGGACTCGCGGTCCTGGACAAGGACGGCCGGATCATCCTGGCCAACGACGCCTTCCGGACCATGACTCGGGAAGCCGGCGCCGAAGGCAAGTTCTTTTGGGAGATTCTGCGTCGGCCGGCTCTGCGGGAGCTGGTGGCCCTGGTTCGGGCCGAGCGCGGCGTCCTGCGCCGCGAGCTCCGGCTGGATGAGCGCAGCTACCTCTGCACACTCAGCTATCTCCCGCATCAGGACGGCGTCGTGCTGCTGCTGCAGGACCTGACCGAGCTGCGCCGGGTGGAGGACATCAAGAAGGACTTCGTCATCAACGCCTCGCACGAGCTGCGGACGCCGATTGCCGCCGTTTTGGGGGCGGCCGAGCTGTTGGAGATCGACCCGAGCCCGGCCCGGGACGCGGCCGCGCTGGAGATCCTCAAGCGCAACGCCGGCCGGCTGGGCGGCATCGTCGATGACCTCCTTAAGCTGGGCGAGCTTGAGGCTCCCAGCTTTCGGCTCGACCTCAAGCCTCTGACCGGACCGGAGCTCGCGGCCCGAGTGGTCCCGATCTACCAGGCTCGGGCGGCGGCCAAGGGCCTCGAGCTGCGGGTCGAATCGGCGCCCGGCTTGCCCCCGTTCACCGCGGACTCGGACCTGCTGGAGCGCATGCTCCACAACCTCATCGACAATGCCGTCAAGTACACCGACCGGGGCCGCGTGGTTCTGTCCTTCCGCCGCGAGGGGGGCGATACCTTGATTGAAGTGTCGGATACGGGACCGGGCATACCGCCCGAGAACCAGGCCCGCGTCTTCGAGCGGTTCTACGTCGTGGACAAGTCGCGCTCGCGCAAGCTGGGCGGGACGGGGCTGGGGCTGGCGATCGTCAAGCACGTCGTCCAGCTCCACGGCGGGACGATTACGCTCCGCAGCGAGGAGGGGAAGGGGACGACCTTTACCGTCCGCCTCCCGGCCGAACCGGCCGCGCCGGCTCAGTCCTGAACGATGGGCGAGGGCGAGGCCGAAAAGGGGTTGACCCGGACGATCAGCGAGAAGAGGAAAGGATAGCTCGCCTTGAGGTGTTGGGCATAGGCCACCCACTCGCCGGCCAACTGCGAGAAGGCCCTCTTCACGTCGTTGGCCAGGTGAGCCATATCGGAGGGGGGCAGGCGATCCAAAGCGTCTCCGCGCATTTCCAGTTCGTCGACGACATGAAAGACCGCCCAGAGAAGGTCGGTGAACCGCTCGTGCTCCAAGAGGTTCGGGTTTTCGAGCAGCCGCAGCAGAAACTCGCGGTGCCGACGCAGGAAATCCCGCAGGCAGATCAGCGAGTCGGGCGATACCGCGACGTCATAGGCGAATTCGCGGGCTTCACATATGGCCGCCTGGAAGTCCTTCTTCTGCCAGCGGGGCTCGAAAGCCAGCCGGGGCGCCAGATCGGCCGCGTTCCGCACGAGGCTGGGAAACCGGCCCAGCAGCTCGAAGCCGACGTCGCTGAAGAAAGTCCCGATGACCATGTTCATCTTCCGCAGCAGGGCCGTCTTCTCCCGCCGGGCCAGAATGCCATCGATGACCAGGGTCACGACCAGGATGTTGAGGAAGAGGAAGGCGATGTCGCCCACCAGGTAGATGGCGATGTGGTGAAGATCGCGGAACAGCAGGTAGTGCAGGCCATACGTAGCCGCGGATGCGACGACGAGGGCCAGGGAAAGCTTCAAGCGCCAGGAAACCCGCTGGCGCCGGGAGCCGGAGGCGGATTCCTTGCGGGCCATGTCCCGTATTCTAGCAGAATCCGGCTGCGCCGTCCTCCCGCCTGCCGCCGGATCGGGTATAATGAGCCCCCAGGAGGCATGCCCATGTCGACGACCCGCGGATTGGCTAGATTGGAAGACGCCCGGGCTCGGATCATCGGACAAGACCTGGAGTTCTCGACCCCGTATGGGCGGCGCCGGATGTTCTACGCCGATTACACGGCGTCCGGTCGGGGCTTGGCGCCCATCGAAGACCAGATCCGGGAGATCCTGGAATCCTACGCCAACACCCATACCGAGGACGATTATTCGGGCCGCCGTTCGACCCGCCTCTACCACGCCGCTCTCGATCTCATCCACCGCCTGGTCAACGCCGGGCCTCGGGGTGTTGTCCTTCCCGCCGGATCGGGCTCGACCGCGGCCTTGAAAAAGCTCTTGGAGATCCTGGGCCTCTACGTGGCGCCCGTCTTTCGCGAGCGGATCGCCGCCGTCGGCCCCCTGGCGGCCGGCTTGGACCGGGGCAAGCCCGTCGTTTTCATCGGCCCCTACGAGCACCACACCAACGAATTGATGTGGCGGGAAGCGTTCGTCGAGGTTATCGTTGTCGGGCTGAACGGCCGCGGCCGGATGGATCTGGCCGATCTGGAGCACAAGCTGACCGATCCGCGCTTCGCCGAACGGATGCGCTTCGGGTCCTTCTCGGCCGGATCGAACATCACCGGGCTGCGGACGCCGGTCTACGATGTCGCCCGCCTCTGCCACCGGCACGGCTGCCCGGTCTTTTTCGATTTTGCCGCGATCGCCCCCTATGTCGAGATCGACATGAATAAGGATGGGGAAGCCTATTTCGACGCGATCTTTTTTTCGCCGCATAAGTTCCTGGGCGGGCCGGGCAGCGCCGGGATCCTGGTCATCAACGATCATCTGTACCGCAAAGATCTCGCGCCGACGACGGCGGGGGGCGGGACGGTCGTCTTCGTTGGGCCGACTACGCACGATTTCTCCGACGACATTGAGACTCGGGAATCGGCCGGGACGCCCCCCATTTTGCAGACCATCCGGGCCGCGCTGGCCATGGACCTGAAGGACAAGATCGGAGCCGACGTGATCGGCCGAATCGAGACGGGCCTGAGGGCCCGCTTCCTGGATGGACTCGGCCGCCTGCCGGCGGTCGAGGTGATCGGCCGTCCCGATGATCCGGAATCGACGCCGATCCTTTCGTTCAACATCCGGCACGGCGACCGTATCCTCCACCCCAAATTCGTGGCCCGACTGCTGAACGATCTGTTCGGCATCCAATCGCGGGCCGGCTGCAGCTGCGCCGGGCCCTACGGGCATCTCCTGCTGGACATCAACCACGAACGATCCCTGCAGTACCGGCAGGCGATCCAATGCGGCTATCAGGGTGTCAAGCCGGGTTGGGTGCGGATCAACCTCCATTACACCTTTACCGAAGAGGACGTGGATTTTCTGCTGGCAGCCTTGGCTTTCATCGCCCGGCGGGGGGCGGAGTTTCTGCGGCTCTACCTTTTCGACCGGTCTACAGGCGAGTGGATGCAAGAGGACGAAGCGCAAGAGCGGCCGATCCTGTCGGTCGATTGGCATCCTTCCCGGACGGATGCCGGGGACAAACCGCTGTCGGAGCTGCGGTGCCTCTATCTGGCCGAGGCGGAGGCGGAGGCGGAACGGCTGGCCTTGCTCGGCGAGCCCGCTTATATCAGGGATACGGAGGCGATCGAGGGGCTCAAGTTTTTCCGTTATATCCGGGCTCGCTAGAGGCGGCGGATTTTCCGAGGGGGCTGTGGTAAAATGCTCCTTCCGAATCTCAAACTGGAGCCACGCCATGCCGACGCTGACGATCGAAGGCCAAGCCGTCGAGCTCAACGAAGAAGGATTTCTCGCGGTTCCCGCCTGTTGGAATGCCGCCGTCGCCGAAGCTTTGGCTCGGCATGAGGAGGGGCTGGAGACGTTGACTCCGGATCACTGGAAAGTCATCGATTTTATCCGGGGCTTCTATGTTGAGAGGAACATGGCTCCGATGGTCCGCAAAGTCTGCCAGGCGTCGGGCTTCACCTTGAAACGGATTTACGAGCTGTTCCCCTCGGGCCCGGCCAAAGGGGCCTGCAAGCTGGCCGGCCTGCCCAAGCCCGACGGCTGCGTTTAAGTGATCGGCGAAGCGCCTAGCGCCGGACGGGTGTCGCCGCGATCTCCCGGACGGCTGCGATGGCCGCGTCGATGTGGGCCTCGGTATTGAAAGGGCCGATACCGAAGCGGACGGCGCCGTGGATCTTATCCGTTCCGAGCTGTTCATGCACCATCGGTGCGCAATGGAGCCCGGTCCGGCAGGCGATGTTGTAATCGACGTCGAGCATGGTGCCGACGTGGGCGGCCTCCAGGTTATCGAGGTTAAAGCTCATGACGGCGATGTGATCGGCCAGGCCGTCCAGGCAGTAGATCTTGACCCGGTCGATCCGCCGCAACCCCTCAACCAACCGCGCCAGGAGCGCCATTTCCCGATGGTGGATG is drawn from Candidatus Aminicenantes bacterium and contains these coding sequences:
- a CDS encoding response regulator transcription factor, translating into MNELVAIIEDEADLAALTAEHLRREGFRVETFGEAERFFRSLAKKRPDLIVLDLMLPDMSGLDVCRTLKQSDDWRSIPIIMATARAEETDRVIGLELGADDYVVKPFSHKELAARIKAVLRRSGAPEEGRPLAVGKDLVLDSERFEARWKGALVDLTSTEFRILHLLASKKGRVLTREQILDELWGHEKIVLDRTVDVHIKNLRDKLGPAAFVVKNIRGVGYKVEP
- a CDS encoding aminotransferase class V-fold PLP-dependent enzyme → MSTTRGLARLEDARARIIGQDLEFSTPYGRRRMFYADYTASGRGLAPIEDQIREILESYANTHTEDDYSGRRSTRLYHAALDLIHRLVNAGPRGVVLPAGSGSTAALKKLLEILGLYVAPVFRERIAAVGPLAAGLDRGKPVVFIGPYEHHTNELMWREAFVEVIVVGLNGRGRMDLADLEHKLTDPRFAERMRFGSFSAGSNITGLRTPVYDVARLCHRHGCPVFFDFAAIAPYVEIDMNKDGEAYFDAIFFSPHKFLGGPGSAGILVINDHLYRKDLAPTTAGGGTVVFVGPTTHDFSDDIETRESAGTPPILQTIRAALAMDLKDKIGADVIGRIETGLRARFLDGLGRLPAVEVIGRPDDPESTPILSFNIRHGDRILHPKFVARLLNDLFGIQSRAGCSCAGPYGHLLLDINHERSLQYRQAIQCGYQGVKPGWVRINLHYTFTEEDVDFLLAALAFIARRGAEFLRLYLFDRSTGEWMQEDEAQERPILSVDWHPSRTDAGDKPLSELRCLYLAEAEAEAERLALLGEPAYIRDTEAIEGLKFFRYIRAR
- a CDS encoding ATP-binding protein, which produces MKQTIFLKILAGFVVVILLGTLPIVLTSFASMRRSVEISTSKHLESLGRTLQAEVEARLDAGDEHGLDVWFKALGPTIGARLTVIDPSGRVLADSEKDPAVMEDHRYRQEVAEALQGRVAESLRFSYTVEARMLYIGMPLVKGGSVRAVLRLSQYMRGIDEFISHNRVATFRAALAVIALTLVGAVLLSLHFAKPVARLRLAADRVAGGDFSVRVKVRQRDELGALAADFNLMTERLTALFADATRQQDNLVRTIGAIQEGLAVLDKDGRIILANDAFRTMTREAGAEGKFFWEILRRPALRELVALVRAERGVLRRELRLDERSYLCTLSYLPHQDGVVLLLQDLTELRRVEDIKKDFVINASHELRTPIAAVLGAAELLEIDPSPARDAAALEILKRNAGRLGGIVDDLLKLGELEAPSFRLDLKPLTGPELAARVVPIYQARAAAKGLELRVESAPGLPPFTADSDLLERMLHNLIDNAVKYTDRGRVVLSFRREGGDTLIEVSDTGPGIPPENQARVFERFYVVDKSRSRKLGGTGLGLAIVKHVVQLHGGTITLRSEEGKGTTFTVRLPAEPAAPAQS
- the pstC gene encoding phosphate ABC transporter permease subunit PstC, giving the protein MTKRALRNLKEKSIKGFFLLNGLLAVVVLAGIFFLLLVSAFPAFKEINLQDFLFTKTWDPTSPLKESYGILGQIVSSILVTLGAMAIAVPIGLGVAAYLSDVAHWRVREIVKPVVEILAGIPSVVIGFLGIVLIGPGLAKLFHLGHGLIGLNGSLLLAVMALPTIISISEDSLAAVPIAYGEASLALGGSKWQTLIRVKLPAALSGIIAAVMLGMGRAVGETMTVLMATGNARAFPTGLFHSLRTMTSNIAIELGEVPYFTTHYYALFAIGLVLFLMTFLVNMIADVVLRKYQEREA
- the pstA gene encoding phosphate ABC transporter permease PstA; amino-acid sequence: MRRKSLVQFLGFWALRLSVLIVLAVVALFLTDIIRRGAGVISWEFLTKAPRRGMTEGGIFPAIYGTLLVTIVTALLAIPVGMFAAIYLNEYARQSRFTWLIRLSIRNLSGVPSIVYGLFGVILFVNLLKFGTSILSSGLTLGLMTLPWTITASEEALKTVPNSYREGALALGATKWQAIRTNVLPYALPGMLTGTVLGLARAAGETAPIMFTGAAFSLPFLPKSLSDQFMALPYHLYIMATQHHDIAKVRPLAYGTALVLVVLVLGLNMAAVVLRYRLRRRRR
- a CDS encoding TusE/DsrC/DsvC family sulfur relay protein, whose amino-acid sequence is MPTLTIEGQAVELNEEGFLAVPACWNAAVAEALARHEEGLETLTPDHWKVIDFIRGFYVERNMAPMVRKVCQASGFTLKRIYELFPSGPAKGACKLAGLPKPDGCV